In the Granulosicoccus antarcticus IMCC3135 genome, CGGGCCATTTAGATTTTGTCTCTTCACAGGTGGGTGTCACTCTAGCTGTTTTTTCAATGTACAAATATAATTAAAAACATTTGACGCTACTTTGGAAACACATTATGGTTCTTTATTATTAAATACATCACGTACTTCCGGAAGAGGAAATCAGAGAATGCAAGCCCATTCAGGCAAATCAAAACTGCAGTTTCTGCCGAGCGGCTCGACGTTACATAAAGTGTCGGCATTGCTGACTCTCATCTTGCTCATTGCTGCATTCTCCTTCACGAGCCCGGCGTTTCTGTCGGTTAACAATGGCCTGACAGTGTTGCTTCAAACCTCTGTCATTGGACTGCTGGCCATTGGCATGACCATGGTTATCATCACCGGCGGCATTGATCTGAGCGTTGGCTCTGTTCTGGCGCTATCAGGCGTCGTTGCCGGCCTCACGATCAAAGCTGGTATTCCGGTCATACCCGCCATGATATTAGGTGTTTTCGCGGGAGCCTTTTGTGGCTTTGTGAATGGACTAGTGATCACCAGGCTGCGCATCACCCCCTTTGTGGCAACTTTGGGAATGATGATGATTGCACGAGGTATCGCCCTGCAATTGACCGGGGCCACACCAATCAGTCGTCTGGGCGACACCTTCGCCACTCTGGGGAATGGATCGTTTTATCGTGTGGTTGAAATGCAGGCCAATGGTTTTCCGAAGGTCATTTTCCCCGGTATCCCTTACCCGGCTGTACTACTGCTTGTCATCGCTGTGCTCGGGGCTTTTTTACTGAAACGACGCCAGATAGGTCGGCATATCTTCTCTGTCGGATCAAACGAGGAGGCGGCACGTCTGTCCGGCGTGGACGTCGTTCGTACGAAAATCTGGGCTTATACCGCATCAGGCGCCTTAGCTGGTCTCGCGGGCATGGTGCTGATGTCACGCCTTGTCACGGTCCAGCCGAATGAGGGTGTGATGTACGAACTGGATGCGATTGCAGCTTCCGTGATCGGTGGAGCATCCTTGATGGGCGGT is a window encoding:
- a CDS encoding ABC transporter permease produces the protein MQAHSGKSKLQFLPSGSTLHKVSALLTLILLIAAFSFTSPAFLSVNNGLTVLLQTSVIGLLAIGMTMVIITGGIDLSVGSVLALSGVVAGLTIKAGIPVIPAMILGVFAGAFCGFVNGLVITRLRITPFVATLGMMMIARGIALQLTGATPISRLGDTFATLGNGSFYRVVEMQANGFPKVIFPGIPYPAVLLLVIAVLGAFLLKRRQIGRHIFSVGSNEEAARLSGVDVVRTKIWAYTASGALAGLAGMVLMSRLVTVQPNEGVMYELDAIAASVIGGASLMGGIGSISGSMIGAFIIGVLRNGLNMAGTSAFIQQIIIGIVVIGAVYIDQIRNQR